A genomic window from Scophthalmus maximus strain ysfricsl-2021 chromosome 17, ASM2237912v1, whole genome shotgun sequence includes:
- the LOC118289221 gene encoding myeloid-associated differentiation marker homolog — MDFTRLTAPVGIVRIFQVILTCISFSLVASEGHSTNSLWTWCMFTWCFCFCVTLLILLLEFTTLSAKVPISWDDFTTAFAMLATLMVLAASIIFPVICYCSGKQIGATVTSGLASILYAIEVVLTRAKPGEISGFLSTVPGLLKVLEAFVACIIFVCLDYTAFTRFPGLQWCVAVYSICFIFALLVIIFTIFCLLSLFPAPFDKLLTVCNVLAVLMYITAVVIWPLYSFQNNARPSYCSKVKTCPWNNLVVVSFMTCVNLVAYIVDTVYSFRLVFFSSRT, encoded by the exons ATGGACTTCACAAGACTGACGGCGCCCGTGGGCATTGTGCGGATATTCCAGGTGATCCTCACCTGTATCTCCTTCAGCCTGGTGGCGTCCGAGGGCCACAGCACCAACTCCCTCTGGACGTGGTGCATGTTCACCTGGTGCTTCTGCTTCTGTGTCACCCTCCTCATACTCCTCCTGGAATTCACCACTCTCAGCGCAAAGGTGCCCATCTCCTGGGACGACTTCACTACCGCTTTTGCCATGTTGGCCACCTTAATG GTGCTGGCTGCGTCCATCATCTTTCCCGTCATCTGCTATTGCAGTGGTAAGCAGATCGGTGCCACTGTCACATCCGGCCTGGCATCCATCTTGTATGCCATCGAGGTCGTGCTGACCCGGGCCAAACCTGGTGAGATCAGTGGATTTCTGTCCACAGTCCCAGGCCTCCTCAAGGTTCTGGAGGCCTTCGTGGCCTGCATCATCTTCGTCTGCTTGGACTACACCGCGTTCACTAGGTTTCCAGGACTCCAGTGGTGCGTCGCTGTCTACTCCATCTGCTTCATTTTCGCCCTCCTTGTCATCATATTTACCATCTTCTGCCTTTTGTCCCTCTTCCCTGCACCAtttgacaaacttctgacagtCTGCAATGTGTTGGCGGTGTTGATGTACATCACAGCTGTGGTCATCTGGCCGTTGTACAGCTTCCAGAACAATGCCAGACCCAGCTACTGCTCGAAAGTTAAGACGTGCCCATGGAATAATTTAGTTGTTGTCTCATTCATGACCTGCGTCAACCTTGTTGCTTATATTGTGGACACAGTTTATTCATTTAGACTGGTGTTCTTCTCCAGTAGAACATAG